The sequence TTGTTCATTTTTATTTTCCTCTTTTTGGCCATTTGTATTTTACCATTTACATACATACAATATCTTTTTGCTTTTTGCAAATTTAAATGATATTTTGTTTTTAATTAAATACTCGCTTACAATTCTTAAAATCCTCTCCGCATTATCTAATTTTGCACTTATGTGTATTTTCCAGCCTTGCTCCGGAAATTCATTTAAATACAAAAAATACCAAAAATTATCCTTCGACAGCATCCTTTTATACTTTTCAGGTAATATTTCTGCATAATCGTATTCTAATTTATTTTCATTTGATCCAAAAAGAACATAGAATAATATTCTTCCTCCTTTTTTTCATTTATTATTTTGCAGCCGGCCGCAGGAAAACTTAAAATAATCATTACTTTTTAACTTCAAAAATTTAGTTTATTTCTTTTCTGGATTTTTAAAAACTTACCTTCTACCAACATGTTTGCGAATTATATAACAAATAATAGAATTTATATGCGGGATATATTTATATTACAATTTTATATTATAACCGTTTTTATTTCTTGTTAATTATATAAAATTCGTCACCTTTTTTGTTCGAACTCCATATTTTCATTTTTCCTGATTAATTTATTCCATTTCTGCAATTTATTATATAACCCACGTGAAAATATGACAATCTCGAAAAATTTCAATTATAAGTTTTTTTTACCATAATTATTTGCAAAATGCTTTTTATTTTAAAATATTTCTAATTTATTTAAAACATGTTAACGAATTATGATTTAAAATTATTGTTCAATTATCTTACTCATAAATTCTGGAAAACAACAAATCATATTTATTAATTTCATCTTTTTTGAACAGTCTCCTTCTAACTTAACAGAACATATTATTTATGTTATAATGATAATAACTATAATTGTTATATTATTTTCAAGTGATTTTATTGACAAATTTTTAAAATATGGTATAATATAATATAGGATAAAAAATAGAATGTATAAAAGACCCTACTGGGTCTTTTTTTTATAAAAAACAAAATATTTCAGAGAAATTCCCTTATTACCTTTTCGCATCATAAAAATATATAATCAAAAGGATTTAAAATAATAAACTTCTCATAAACATTACCAAAGGGAGGAATATTATGAAGAGGTTTATTATTTTTTTACTTTTTGTATTAACAATATTCATGGTCTCATGTACAAAAATACAAAACACGCCAGCTTCTTATGAAAATCCTTCGTATAAAATTTCAGAGATTTTTAACCAGAAATTAGGATTTAATTATACTTATCAAAAAGCATATTTAGATAACGATTCAAAAAAGTTATTCATTTCATTAAAAGATGAAGATGAAAAAAAACTACTTCTTTATGAGTACCTCTTAAAGAGCACACCAAGTGAATCAACTTTAACTAATCTTAGAAATATCCCCTATACGTCAGACTCAAATATTCTTGCACTTGGCGCTGTAAATGGGAATCCTTGGTTTATATATACTACTATCACAATTCAAGGAAAATACCTCATATTTTCCTATTATAATTCTAATGGATGGCATAACGTAGATTTACTTTCAGCGTGTAATCTAACATCCCCGTACAAATATTTATTTGACATCTTTTACAACCAAAACACTGTACTTTTAAGTTTTTACAACGAAAAAAAAATATTGTGTAATAAAAATTTCAGAAAATGCATATAATATAAATTGCTATAATATCCCCACCCCAAAAGACAATATAGAAATATATTTGACATTAGATACCTACTTCTACGAAAATAACGTATATATCCTACAATCGTATACGTATAATTATTATTCACTAAT comes from Thermosipho affectus and encodes:
- a CDS encoding class III lanthionine synthetase LanKC N-terminal domain-containing protein encodes the protein MLFYVLFGSNENKLEYDYAEILPEKYKRMLSKDNFWYFLYLNEFPEQGWKIHISAKLDNAERILRIVSEYLIKNKISFKFAKSKKILYVCKW